In Pectobacterium actinidiae, the DNA window AGTTCTCCACTAAAGCGCAGGCTTTTGAGCAGGATAACCGTCGCCGTCAGACTGAAGAACGTAACAAAATCCTGAGCCGCATTCAGGATGCGGTGAAAGCCGTTGCAACCAAAGAAGGTTATGATGTTGTGATTGACGCTAACGCGGTTGCGTATGTCGCCAATGCTAAAGACATTACTGCCGATGTGCTGAAACAGGTTAAATAATACATGTATTCAATTCGACTGGACGCGTTAGCTCAACAGTTGGATGCACAATTACACGGTGATGGCGATATCGTCATCACCGGTGTTGCTTCTATGCATTCAGCAAAAACTGGGCAAATTACGTTTCTTTCCGACAGTCGTTACCGTGAGCAACTGGCCGGGACGCAAGCGTCCGTGGTCGTGCTGACGGAAGCGGATTTACCTTACTGTCAGGTTGCGGCGCTGGTAGTGAAGAATCCCTACCTTACCTATGCGCGTATGGCGCAACTGCTGGATACGACGCCGCAGCCAGCAACTGATATTGCGCCGAGCGCGGTTATTGCGCCAGACGCGACGCTGGGTCAGAACGTGTCCGTTGGCGCAAATGCCGTCATCGAATCTGGTGCACTGTTGGGAGATGGCGTTGTCATTGGCCCTGGCTGCTTTATCGGCAAAGATGCTCGCATTGGTGCCGGTACGCGCTTATGGGCAAATGTCACGATTTATCACCGCGTTGAACTGGGTGAACATTGCCTGATCCAGTCGGGAACGGTGATTGGTTCTGACGGCTTTGGCTATGCCAACGATCGCGGCAACTGGGTGAAGATCCCGCAGTTGGGGACGGTCAGAATTGGCGATCGGGTTGAGATTGGCGCGAGCACAACCATCGATCGTGGTGCGTTGGATGATACGGTCATTGGCAATGGTGTTATCATTGATAACCAATGTCAGATTGCGCACAACGTCGTGATTGGCGACAATACCGCGGTCGCGGGTGGCGTCATTATGGCGGGGAGCTTGAAAATTGGTCGTTATTGCATGATCGGTGGTGCC includes these proteins:
- the lpxD gene encoding UDP-3-O-(3-hydroxymyristoyl)glucosamine N-acyltransferase, coding for MYSIRLDALAQQLDAQLHGDGDIVITGVASMHSAKTGQITFLSDSRYREQLAGTQASVVVLTEADLPYCQVAALVVKNPYLTYARMAQLLDTTPQPATDIAPSAVIAPDATLGQNVSVGANAVIESGALLGDGVVIGPGCFIGKDARIGAGTRLWANVTIYHRVELGEHCLIQSGTVIGSDGFGYANDRGNWVKIPQLGTVRIGDRVEIGASTTIDRGALDDTVIGNGVIIDNQCQIAHNVVIGDNTAVAGGVIMAGSLKIGRYCMIGGASVINGHMEICDKVTVTGMGMVMRPITEPGVYSSGIPLQPNKVWRKTAALVMNIDEISKRLKAVERKVDNV